In bacterium, the genomic stretch CGCTATCTGCACTTCCGGGGAACCTGTATCAGAAGGATGTCTTCCAAACTCCTTCGCTATCTCTTTTTTTACTTCCGTCTCCAACATTTTTGCTCATCTCCTTTCTATTGTTTAGGATTTTCAATGATTATATATCTTCAAAGATATTTTGTCAATAAATCTCTCTTGTGATAAGATATAAAGCAATTATATAGGTTGTATAGCGTTAAATTAAAGATAGCATAATCTTTTGTTGACCTATGGAAAAATATATAAAAGTTCGCGGTATGCATGATATATTACCGGATGATGTTTCAAAATGGCAGTTTATTGAAAATGTTCTTGTAGAAACCGTAAGATATTATGGTTATAAAGAGATAAGAACTCCAGTAGTAGAGTATCGTTCACTATTTGAAAGAAGTATAGGTAATGAGTCAGACATTATCTCTAAAGAAATCTACGCTTTCAAGGATAGGAAAGGAAGAGAGGTTGCTCTAAGACCCGAAGGGACTGCTTCTGTAGTAAGGGCTTTTATTGAATCAGGGATGTATGCAGGAAGAAGGATATTCCGGCTTTATTATTATGGACCTATGTTCAGATATGACAGACCACAGAAAGGCAGATACAGACAGTTCTATCAGTTCGGGATTGAATTATTAGGCGGTAAAGACCCTTTTTTTGACACTGAGATTGTTTTACTACTTAAATTTATAGCAGACAGGTTAAACCTTAAAGGATATTATTTTCTTATTAATACATTAGGATGTCCTTTATGTAAAAATATATACACTGATATGGTAAAAGATTATTTTTCAGTAAGGCAGGACATCCTTTGTGAGGACTGCAAAAAAAGGACTATTTCCTCTCCCTTACGGATACTTGACTGTAAACAAGATGTCTGTAAAAAAATCGTTTCTGATGCACCTGTAATTGGAGATATTCTCTGTGATAATTGTAAAAAACATTTCAGAACATTTGAGGAATCTTTGAAAGCAAATATGGTCCCTTACAAAGTTGACCCCCACCTTGTAAGAGGACTTGACTATTATACAAGAACTGTATTTGAGTTATATGTCTCAGGAGAAGAAAATGCTATTGCAGCAGGTGGTAGATATGATACCCTTGTTCAGCAATTAGGGGGACCTGATATTCCTGCCATTGGATTTGCCATTGGGATGGAACGTCTTATCTCTCTCGTTGAATATAATCAATCAAAAGAAGCATTTTTTTATCTTGCCTGTATAGGGGAAGAAGCAAAAAATGAAGGTACTATCATTGCTAATAATCTCCGTAAAGAAGGTATAGTAATTGAAACAGATTATGAAGAAGAGACACTCCGTTCCCATTTAAAAACTGCCAATAAGATAGGGGCACACTGGTGTATAATAATCGGAGAAGATGAAATAAAAAGAAAAGAGATTTTAGTTAAAGATATGGTATCAGGGAAGCAGATTATTATTCCTATAGATAATTATACAAGCAGAATAAAGGAGATATTAAAATGATGAGAACTCATAATTGTGGCGAACTTAACAGGACACATTCAGGAGAAAAGGTTGTTTTATGCGGTTGGGTAAACTCTATAAGGGACCATGGAGGGATAATATTTTTTGATATAAGAGACCGTTATGGTGTAACACAGATAGTATGTTCTCCGGAAAGTTTTAAGGAAAGTGGATTTGAAAATATAAAGGCAATAAGAGATGAGTGGGTCGTCAGAATTGAAGGAACAGTAAAAGAAAGGGCTCCAGAAACAGTAAATACTAAGATACCCACCGGTGAGATAGAGGTTGTTCCAGAAAAGATAGAAGTTCTGAATACTTCTCTTCCTCTACCATTTGAAATTTCTGATATAGAAAAGATTGAGGAGACACTAAAACTAAAATATAGATACCTTCACATAAGGAAATCACGGTTGACTGAAAACCTTCACAAGAGGGCACTTTTTGCACATTATATAAGAGAATTTTTGATATCAGAGCAATTCATAGAAGTTGAGACCCCAATTCTTACAAAGAGTACACCTGAAGGAGCACGGGACTTTATCGTCCCTTCACGATTAAATCCTGGGAAATTCTATGCACTCCCACAATCACCTCAGATTTTCAAACAACTTCTTATGGTAGGAGGTATTGACCGATACTTCCAGATAGCGAGATGTTTCAGAGATGAAGACCTGCGTGCTGATAGACAGCCAGAGTTCACACAAATAGATATAGAGATGTCCTTTATAAGTGAGGATGATATTATTTCTCTTATAGAAAGGATGTTAAAATATGCTATTGAGAAAACATTTAATATTCCGATAATAATTCCTTTTCCACGGATATCATATGATGACGCAATCTCAAAATATGGAGTTGATGCCCCTGACATAAGAATACCTTTAGAATATATAAACATCTCTTATATATTTCAACAGACAGAGATAAAAGTACTGAAAGATATTATTGAAAAAGGAGGAACAGTAAAAGGATTTATTATCAATGAAGGTGAAAAAATATCTCTTAAGGATATAGAAAATCTTGACAGGATGGTCAGGGAAGCAGGAGGCAGTGGACTGGGATGGATACGATTAAAAGGAAATGATGTGCAGAGTCCTTTTAAGAAATTTCTGTATCCTGATATAATCCAGAAAATAAAAGAACTTACCTCTTCAGAAAATTGTATTGTTTTTTTCCTTGCCGGTGAACAGAAAAAAATAACAGAGCTTCTTAATATAATAAAAAAACAAGTCGTAGAAAAAATTTTTACAAATAAGTCCGATGTCTTGAAGTTTATATGGGTAATAAACTTCCCTCTTTTTGAATATAATAATGAAGAAAAGCGATTTCAGGCGGTTCATCATCCATTCACATCTCCAAAAGAAGAAGATATACCTAAGTTTAAACAGAACCCAGCAGA encodes the following:
- the hisS gene encoding histidine--tRNA ligase, giving the protein MEKYIKVRGMHDILPDDVSKWQFIENVLVETVRYYGYKEIRTPVVEYRSLFERSIGNESDIISKEIYAFKDRKGREVALRPEGTASVVRAFIESGMYAGRRIFRLYYYGPMFRYDRPQKGRYRQFYQFGIELLGGKDPFFDTEIVLLLKFIADRLNLKGYYFLINTLGCPLCKNIYTDMVKDYFSVRQDILCEDCKKRTISSPLRILDCKQDVCKKIVSDAPVIGDILCDNCKKHFRTFEESLKANMVPYKVDPHLVRGLDYYTRTVFELYVSGEENAIAAGGRYDTLVQQLGGPDIPAIGFAIGMERLISLVEYNQSKEAFFYLACIGEEAKNEGTIIANNLRKEGIVIETDYEEETLRSHLKTANKIGAHWCIIIGEDEIKRKEILVKDMVSGKQIIIPIDNYTSRIKEILK
- the aspS gene encoding aspartate--tRNA ligase, translated to MMRTHNCGELNRTHSGEKVVLCGWVNSIRDHGGIIFFDIRDRYGVTQIVCSPESFKESGFENIKAIRDEWVVRIEGTVKERAPETVNTKIPTGEIEVVPEKIEVLNTSLPLPFEISDIEKIEETLKLKYRYLHIRKSRLTENLHKRALFAHYIREFLISEQFIEVETPILTKSTPEGARDFIVPSRLNPGKFYALPQSPQIFKQLLMVGGIDRYFQIARCFRDEDLRADRQPEFTQIDIEMSFISEDDIISLIERMLKYAIEKTFNIPIIIPFPRISYDDAISKYGVDAPDIRIPLEYINISYIFQQTEIKVLKDIIEKGGTVKGFIINEGEKISLKDIENLDRMVREAGGSGLGWIRLKGNDVQSPFKKFLYPDIIQKIKELTSSENCIVFFLAGEQKKITELLNIIKKQVVEKIFTNKSDVLKFIWVINFPLFEYNNEEKRFQAVHHPFTSPKEEDIPKFKQNPADMRSRAYDIVLNGIEIGGGSIRINRRDIQEEVFRTIGLKQEDVKERFGFLLNALEYGAPPHGGIALGLDRLIMLLAGEESIRDTIAFPKTQKGTCPLTEAPGDVDLQLLKENRIKIDIEKLK